A segment of the Campylobacteraceae bacterium genome:
TAATATCATCAATGGTTTTATTTAACATGTTTTCTCCTTAAACATAATAATCAGAATCTTTTTTATCTGAAACAAACATATGTCCTGGATTATGTGTTATTGCAAAAGGAAGTTTTATTTTCTTAAGTACATTTTCAGGAGTTACTCCGCAAGGCCAAAATACAGGTATTTCATCTTCTTTTATCTCAATATAATCCCCATAATCTGGTTTATTAATATCTTTGATTCCAATCATTTCTGGATATCCTATATGTATAGGAGTTCCGTGCATATTGGGATAATGGCTTGTAATTACACAAGCATCTGCTACGCGATCTTTTTTTATAGGTCTCATGGAAACAACCATTTCACCTTCAAATTCACCAACCCCATGCAGTTTAATAGAAGTATTATACATGGATACATTTTTTTCTTGCGATACATGTTTTAACTGAATACCGCTGTTTATTAAAGAATTTTCAAAAGTGAAACTGCAACCAATTAAGAAAAAAACGAAGTCTTTTTCATAATAATCACTAATATCACTTACTGTTTTTATGATTTTTCCATTTTCAAAAATATTATATGAGGGTAATTCATTCAGTAAATTTGCATTTTTAGCTAAAAGTGTTGAATAATGTGAATCTTTTATTATTTCAAGTACAGGAATTGCTTTTGCATTTTTTTTTGCAAATTCTTCAAATGTTTTTGCATATTTTTTTGGTAAAATAATCATATTAGCTTGTACATTCCCTTGACAAAAACCAGCCGTTGATTGATTAAATTCGCCTTTTGCAATTTTCTCTCTTAATTGTATTGCTTGCATTCTTATCTTCCTTATATTTTTTAATAGGTACTATTAATAATGATAGTTAAATAAAACGAACTCATTAGGACTATTGTATCTAAGCTTAGAAATTATTGTATACAAAATAGGAATTAATATCTTTTTATACAATATATTTGAGTGCATAAATAATAAAAAATGCAGATAACAGTGTTTGTACAGTAATAACAGAAGACATCAGTGTTATATCTCCACCTAATTGCCTTGCTAAAACAAAAGAAGAGGGTGCAGTTGGTAATACAGCAAAAATAACCAAAATAGCAGTCATTTGTGAATTGAGTGAAAAGGTCTGAGCCATAAAATACATAATAAGAGGGGTAAGTATAAGTTTTGCAAAAGTAGAAATAGTAATTTCAAATTTTAAAGAGTTCATATCTCTTATAATTAAACCAAAACCAACAGATAATAAACCTAAGGGTAATGCAGCAGAACTTAATATAGCCAGTATTTTATTAACTACGATGGGTAAGTCTAAAGAAATAAAATTAATACTTCCTCCAATAAAACAAGCAATTATTAAGGGATTAGTAAAAATAGATTTTAGCAAATACTTTAATGAGAGTTTATTTTCATTGACATATAATGCAAAAACACTAATACAAATAACATTAATGAAAGGAATAATAA
Coding sequences within it:
- a CDS encoding putative hydro-lyase, translating into MQAIQLREKIAKGEFNQSTAGFCQGNVQANMIILPKKYAKTFEEFAKKNAKAIPVLEIIKDSHYSTLLAKNANLLNELPSYNIFENGKIIKTVSDISDYYEKDFVFFLIGCSFTFENSLINSGIQLKHVSQEKNVSMYNTSIKLHGVGEFEGEMVVSMRPIKKDRVADACVITSHYPNMHGTPIHIGYPEMIGIKDINKPDYGDYIEIKEDEIPVFWPCGVTPENVLKKIKLPFAITHNPGHMFVSDKKDSDYYV
- a CDS encoding AEC family transporter gives rise to the protein MTHILSALIPVFSLIVIGYFFKRIKFPSYEFWPLADKLTYHVLMPSLLIYKLSSASLKQENSFEFVLSAIITISLVLFALMLINKFYKVEGSSFSSIVQGGVRFNTYVFLALADSIYGDEGLVLAAIILTFIIPFINVICISVFALYVNENKLSLKYLLKSIFTNPLIIACFIGGSINFISLDLPIVVNKILAILSSAALPLGLLSVGFGLIIRDMNSLKFEITISTFAKLILTPLIMYFMAQTFSLNSQMTAILVIFAVLPTAPSSFVLARQLGGDITLMSSVITVQTLLSAFFIIYALKYIV